Sequence from the Catenulispora sp. GP43 genome:
CGAGTCCGCCCGCGCCCCGTCGGTCAGGACCAGGTTGCGGTTCAGCTCGTAGGTGTCGGTCTGCTCGGCCTCGGCGCGGATCAGGACGTCGCCGACCCAGACCGTGTGCGCGTCCTGGCCCTGCAGCGCGCCCTTGTAGGTCACGCGCGACTTGCAGTGCGTGGCGCTGTGGTCGACCAGCAGGCGGGACTCCAGGTGCTGGCCGGCGTCGGCGAAGTACACGCCGAGCAGTTCGGCGTCGCCGCCGGGCGCGGTGTACACCACCTGCGGCGTGATCCGGACCAGGTCGCCGCCGAAGATGACGTTGATCGACTGGAAGCGCGCGTCGCGGCCCAGCTGGGACTGCTGCTGCGACAGGTGCACGGCGTCGTCGGCCCAGTCCTGCAGCGCGATGACGGTCAGGTCTGCGCTGTCGCCGACCAGGAACTGCACGTTCTCCGAGTACGTGGCGCTGCCCTGGTAGTCCAAGACCACGACGGCCTTCGCGAACGGCTTCACGTCCACCAGGACGTTCCCGAACACGGTCCCGCCGCTGCCGGTCAGCGTCACCCGCACCGGCTCGGAGACCTCAGCCTCCTGCGGGACGGTGATGACGGTGGCCTCGGTGAACCCGGCCCACGCCAGCGCCGAGGTGCGGTCCACCGGCGTGCCGGCCTTGCCCAGCCGGGCGTCGTCCCGGCCGACGGTCTCCACCGAGACCGGCTCGGGGGCGGCGACCTCGACGGCCACCTTGCCGTCGGCGGCCGGCGACTCGTGCAGCCCGCGCAGGCGTTTGAGCGGCGTGAAACGCCAGTCCTCCTCGCGGCCGGTCAGCACCGGGAAGTCCGCGGGGTCGAAGGACTTGTGGCGCTCGATGCGCGCGTCGGTCGGCTGGCTCACCGCACGGCCGGTGCCCGGCCCGGCCAGGCGGTTGCCCGCGCCGGGCTCGTTCACGGTGACGGCGGCGGCCGTGACGGCGCCCACCTGGTTCTGCGGATCAGACATCGATGTCCCGTACTCGTGACTAGTGGTTCGGTTCGTAAGGGGTCTGTGCCGGCTCTGGGCGGCGTCAGCCGACCGAGCCCTCCATCTGCAGCTCGATCAGCCGGTTGAGCTCCAGCGCGTACTCCATCGGCAGCTCGCGGGCGATCGGCTCGACGAAGCCGCGCACGATCATCGCCATCGCCTCGTCCTCGGTCATGCCGCGGCTCATCAGGTAGAACAGCTGGTCCTCGCTGACCTTGGAGACGGTCGCCTCGTGGCCCATGGACACGTCGTCCTCGCGGACGTCCACGTAGGGGTAGGTGTCCGAGCGGGAGATGGTGTCGACCAGCAGCGCGTCGCACTTCACGGTGGACTTGCTGTGGTGCGCGCCCTCCTGCACCTGGACCAGGCCGCGGTAGGAGGTGCGGCCGCCGCCGCGGGCCACCGACTTGGAGATGATCGTCGAGGAGGTGTGGGGAGCCGCGTGCACCATCTTGGCGCCGGCGTCCTGGTGCTGGCCTTCGCCGGCGAAGGCGACGGACAGCGTCTCGCCCTTGGCGTGCTCGCCGAGCAGCCACACGGCCGGGTACTTCATCGTGACCTTGGAGCCGATGTTGCCGTCGATCCACTCCATGGTGGCGCCGGCCTGGGCGGCGGCGCGCTTGGTCACCAGGTTGTAGACGTTGTTCGACCAGTTCTGGATGGTGGTGTAGCGCACGCGGGCGTTCTTCTTCACCACGATCTCCACGACCGCCGAGTGCAGCGAGTCCGAGGAGTAGATCGGCGCGGTGCAGCCCTCGACGTAGTGGACGTAGGAGTCCTCGTCGGCGATGATCAGCGTCCGCTCGAACTGGCCCATGTTCTCGGTGTTGATGCGGAAGTAGGCCTGCAGCGGGATCTGGACGTGCACGCCCTTGGGGACGTAGATGAAGGACCCGCCGGACCACACCGCGGTGTTCAGCGCGGAGAACTTGTTGTCGCCGGTGGGGATCACCGTCGCGAAGTGCTCCCGGAACAGCTCCGGGTACTCCTTCAGAGCGGTGTCGGTGTCCAGGAAGATGACACCCTGCTCCTCCAGCTCCTTGTTGATCTGGTGGTAGACGACCTCGGACTCGTACTGCGCCGCGACACCGGCGATCAGCCGCTGCTTCTCGGCCTCCGGGATGCCCAGCTTGTCGTAGGTGTTCTTGATGTCCGCCGGCAGGTCGTCCCAGGACTCGGCCTGCTTCTCGGTGGAGCGCACGAAGTACTTGATGTTGTCGAAGTCGATCCCGCCGAGGTCCGCGCCCCACACCGGCATCGGCTTCTTCTCGAACAGCCGCAGGCCCCGCAGCCGCATGTCGAGCATCCACTGCGGCTCGTTCTTCTTCGCGGAGATGTCGCGGACGACGTCCTCGTTCAGGCCGCGGCGCGCCGAGGATCCGGCGACGTCGGAGTCGGCCCAGCCGTACTCGTAGGTGCCAAGGCCTTCGAGCTGCTCATGCGAGGTGGTGGTCATAGCGCGTTCCCTCCGGAAACCTCGTTGCTCTTGCTGCTCCCGGTGGCTGTAGCGGTCATCGGGATAAAGGTGGTGCACACGCCGTCGCCGTGGGCGATGGTCGCGAGTCTTTGGACGTGGGTCCCCAGCAGCTCCGCGAAGGCCTCGGTCTCGGCCTCGCACAACTGCGGGAACTGCTCGGCGACATGGGCCACCGGGCAGTGGTGCTGGCACAGCTGCTCGCCGGCGGCTGGCGCCTTGCCGGTCTCGCGCAGTCCGGCGGCGTAGCCGTCCTCGGTGAGGAGCTTGGCCAGCAGCGCGGGACGCTCCTGCTCGGGCACGGAGTCCATCCGCTCCCGGAACCGGTCGGCCAGCTCCGCGACGCGCTTGCGCGCGAACGCCTCGACCGCCGCCGGCCCCGCACTGTCGGCGAGGAACTTCAGCGCGTCGACGGCCAGCTGGTCGTACGCCTGGTAGAAGACCCCGCGGCCGCGGTCGGTGAGCGCGAAGACCTTGGCCGGACGGCCCCGGCCCCGCTGCCCGTACGTCCGCTGCTGCCGCGCCTCGACCAGGTCCTCGGCGAGCAGCGCATCCAGGTGACGCCGCACACCGGCGGGCGTCATCTTCAGCCGCTTGCCGAGATCCACCGCGGTCGAGGGGCCGTTGGCCAGGATGCTCCGCGCGACCCGGTTGCGCGTGCCGACGTGCACGTCGGAGGTGTCGTCGGCGGACGACGACGTACTCACGATCGGGCTCGGCACACTTTCCACAACACCAGTGTGCCTTTATTCGTTCCCCGGCACCAAGTAAGGGAGACCTAATAAGTCACGGGGATGTGACGTAATTCACGCCGCCCCGCGCGCCGCCTGCATCCCGGTGATCCCCGCGATCATCCGCGCCATCAGAAGCGCGCCCAGCCCCAGGCACGACGCGCTGACGACGGTCCCGTCCAGGAAGAATCCGGCCTGCTGGGTCACCACGATAGACCCGTCCGCCGCCGTGCCGTGCACGGTGAAGGTGCGGTAACCGGTCAGCCAGGCCAGGCTCCAACAGGTCCACCACCCGGCGGCCACCCGGGCGACGCCGGCCCGCCCGCCCGGCTCGGCGCCGGAGGCCCTCCAGACGTCCCGCATGATCTGCACCGGGAACCAGAAGTTGACCACCGGGGTGAACCAGGCACCTATCGTCCACCCCTGCGCGCGGGTCTGCGGACCCCACAACCCGGCATTCTTGCGGACCCGGAAGAACCAGACGAGGAACACCGGCGCGATCCCCACGAAGAGCAGCAGGTTCACCGCGATCAGCGCAGCCGCCGGCCCACCGGCCAGGGTGACCACGAACTGCGCCGCCTCCCCCACCGCCAAGACCGAGAGCAGGACGGTCAGGGCTTTGCCGAGACCCGCGACCGCCGACAGCCGCGGAACGGGCGCGGCGTAGCCGGGATGCGCGGCGGACGGCATGAGCCGCTCGCCGCACCGGTAGCAGTCGACCGCGCCTGGCTCGGCGGGCTTTGCGCAGGTCGGGCAGTCCATGGGCTTGGTGACTCCGCAGCTGGGCACTGATAAGGGCGCTGAATCTTAGAGCCGCGCAGAACTGCTTGTCGACGCATATCCCGGCTTGGAGTCCGACGAGTCGTCGACGTTCCACATCCACAGGTTGCCGTCGCCGCACGACCGTGACGATGTCCAGCACCGCGCCCTGCTCGCCGGGCACATCAGGCCCGGGCAGCATGTCCACAACGATCCCGGAGTGTCCGGGCAGCCGCGGTACACCCGGTGAAGCTCTGCCCGCGATACCGCTCCGACCACGGACCGACGGGGAACCCCAGGGCTACGGGACCTTTCCCATCTCCCGCCGCCGCGCGGCCACTTCGGCGACGTACGCCTCCCACACCTCGAAGAAGTCCTCCGCCGACGGGACGCCGTCCAAGGTCGCGAACGTCCCGACCCAGTCGCGGTCCAACCGCGCTGTCGTACGGCCCTCGGCCGTGCGCAGCCAGACGCTGGCCGACTCGCTGCTTTGACCGTCGAAGACGAAGTTGAACTGATACAGACGCTGCGAGCAGAGCCTCGAACCCGCCACGAGGTCGGGCACCGCCTCAGGATTGCGGCGCAGCTCCCACACGATGCCCGTCGGCGACGTGTGGATCTCCGGAGCGGCGCGCCCGTCGAGCCTGCGCAGTGGATGGCCGACGGGAAGCGCCGACGGGTCGGCCGGGTCCGGCCGGTCGAACCAGATGCCCTGCGCGATGACTTCGACGAACTCGCCGTGGAACACGAACAAGTAGTGCCGATACGTCTCCAACAGCGGCGTCCGATAGTGCGCGACCTCGTACTCATGGCGTTCGAGCAGCCACGGCGAATCGGAGATCTCGTATACCCAATCGCCCCGCCTATACGGGGCTGCCCCCGGGTACGGCATGTGCTCTCCGCGACACACCCGCGCCGCGTCCAAGCCCCTCGAATGTCACCCGGCCCTGGCCGACGTCCTCGCCGTACGGCAAAGGGAAGTAGAGCGCGTCGCAAGCCTCGTTCCTACCGCTTCGCATCGCTCCGAAGCCGACATACTCCAGGCGTGGCCTGTCCACCCGATCCGCCTGAAGCGGCACGACCAAGGCATGTGCGAGAGGAGGCATGCACGCACGCTACGCAAGCCTCCGCCGCGCTCACACTTCATCTATCCGCTATATCGACTCCGCGTGCCCCACCAGCGCCGCCGCCCCGATCAGCCCGGCATCGCCGCCGAGCGCCGCCGGGTGCACCGTCACATCCCGTGTGAACGACAGCCGCGCGTACTCCTTCAGGTGCTCGCGCAGCGGGCCGAACAGCAACTCCCCCGACTTCGCCACGCCGCCGCCGATCACCGCGGCCTCGATGTCCACCAGGGCCGCGGTGCCGGCGATCGCCGCCGCGAGCGCCCTGGCCGAGCGGTCGAACGAGGCCAGCGCGATCGGGTCGCCGGCCACCGCCGACGCCGCCACCTCCGCGGCCGTCGCCTCGGTCGCGGGGCCGCCGCCGGGGCGCTGCCAGCCTTCGCGGACCGCGCGCGCGGCGATGGCCGTGCCGCTGGAGATGATCTCCACGCAGCCGCGGGCGCCGCAGGGGCAGGGCGGGCCGTCGAGCTCCACGCACATGTGCCCGATGTGCCCGGCGTTGCCGCTGGGGCCGGGGCGCAGGCGGCCGCCGAGGATCAGACCGCCGCCGACGCCGGTGGAGACCACCATGCACAGCACGTTCTCGCGGCCCTTCGCGGCGCCGCGCCAGTGCTCGCCGGCGGCCATCGCGACGCCGTCGCCGGCCAGCGTCACCGGCCGGCCGGTGACATCGGCGACCCGCTCGACCAGCGGGAAGTCGCGCCAGGCGGGGATGTTCACCGGGCTGATGGTGCCCTTGGAGGCGTCGATGGGCCCGGCGCTGCCGATGCCCACGGCCGTCACCTGCTCCCAGCGGGGGTCCGCGGTCAGGGCCGCGAGCAGGTCCTGGACCGCCGACACCGGTTCGACGGCCGGCGTCGGCCGCTCGTGCCGGGCCAGGAGCTCGCCCTCGGCATCGACCAACCCCGCCGCGATCTTGGTGCCGCCGATGTCGATGGCCGCGTACACACTTCCTCCGGGTGCTCTTGTGAACGTTCTCAACGAACGGGCGAAACCGCCGAGCCGGGGGCTCAGGATCCCCGGCTCGGCGGCGGTTTGCGAGACTGCGTCCGGCCTGTGGACCGAACGGCTAGCCGAGCGCCAGTTCGTCGATGGCGGCCAGTTCCTCGGCGGTGAACTCCGGCCCGGACACCGCGGCCACGTTCTCCTCCAGCTGCGCCACCGACGAGGCGCCGATCAGCGCCGAGGTCATCCGCGGGTCGCGGACCACCCACTGCGTGGCCATCTGCGCCAGCGACTGCCCGCGCTTGCCGGCCAGCTCGTTGAGCCCGCGCAGCTTGGCCAGCACCTCGGGCGTGAGGTTGTCCTTGGACAGGAACCGGCCGACCGAGGCCCGCGAGCCGGCCGGGATGTTCCCGTCCAGGTACCGCGAGGTCAGCAGCCCCTGCTGCAGCGGGCTGAAGGCGATGCAGCCCATGCCGGTCTCGGCGGTGGCGTCCAGCAGCGAGTCCTCCTCGATCCAGCGGTTCAGGATCGAGTACGAAGGCTGGTGGATCAGCGCCCGCACACCCATGTCGCGCAGCAGCGCCGCGGCCTCGCGCGTCTGCTCGGAGTTGTAGGAGGAGATGCCGACGTACAGCGCCTTGCCCTGCTGCACGGCCGAAGCCAGCGCACCCATCGTCTCCTCCAGCGGAGTCTCCGGGTCGAAGCGGTGCGAGTAGAAGATGTCGACGTAGTCCAGGCCCATCCGGGCCAGCGACTGGTCCAGGGAGGCCAGCAGGTACTTGCGCGAGCCCCACTCGCCGTACGGCCCGGGCCACATGTCGTACCCGGCCTTGGTGGAGATCACCAGCTCGTCCCGGTAGGGCCGGAAGTCCTGGGCGAACACGTGCCCGAAGTTGATCTCGGCCGAGCCGTAGGGCGGCCCGTAGTTGTTCGCCAGGTCGAAGTGCGTGACCCCGAGGTCGAAGGCCCGCCGCAGCACCGCGCGCTGGTCCTCCAGCGGCTTGCCGTCCCCGAAGTTGTGCCACAGCCCGAGCGAGACCAGCGGCAGCTTCAGCCCGCTCAGACCGCTGCGCCGATAAGGCATGCGGTCGTCGTAGCGCCCCGGATCGGCAGAGTAGGTGGGAAGGACGTTCATCGGGTTCAGGCCTCCGAACCGGTCGTGCGAGTGAAGCGGAGTGTGACGAGCTGGAACGGCCGCAGACTCAGGCGGAGTCCATCGTTGTCCGAGACCACGGTCACACCTTCTCGGGTGATCGGCCGCTCTAGCAAATCGCAGATCTCAAAGCCCGAGAAACCGAAGTTCGGGGTGACGCGCGCCGAGGCCCGGCCGCCGTGCGACTCATAGACGCGCAGGATCACGTCGCCGCTGCGGTCGTCCGCGAGCTTGACGGCGGAGGCGGTGACGGCGTCGTTGTCGATGGTGAACAGGGGCTCGACCGCCGAGGTCCCGCCCATCCGCTCGGCCGGCAGGTTGACCGAGTACCCCTCGCGCACCGCGTCGCCGATCCCGGCGCCGGGCACCAGCGCGTGCTGGAAGTGGTGCACACCCTGGTCGGTCTCGGGGTCCGGGAACCGCGGCGCGCGCAGCAGCGAGATCCGCGCGGTCGTGGTGGTGCCGCCGTCCTCGCGGACCGTCCGGGTCACGTCGTGGCCGTAGGTCGAGCCGCTGACCAGCGCCACGCCCCAGCCCGGCTCCTCGAAGTGCACGAACCGGTGGTTGCAGGCCTCGAACTTCGCGGCCTCCCACGAGGTGTTCGTGTGCGTCGGCCGGAAGATGTGGCCGAACTGGGTCTCCGAGGCGTAGCGGTCGGCGTGGATGTCCAGCGGGAACGCGAGCTTCAGGAACTTCTCGGTCTCGTGCCAGTCGACCGTCGTGGTGATCTCCAGGCGCTTGGCCCCGGTCCGCAGGGTCAGGCGCTGCGCGACCTTGGACGCGCCGAACGAGCGGTACACCGAGACCCGGATCTGCCCGGGCGCGGAGTCGCTCTCGACCTCGATCTTGTCGACGTCGGTCAGGTCGGTCACGGTGTTGCGGTAGAACTCGTCGACGTCCCAGGCGTCCCACATGTTCGGGAAGTCCGGGTGGATCTGAAGCAGGTTGGCCGCGGCGCCGGCCGGGACCGTCTCGCGGCCGGCCTCGATGTCGAACGCCGACACCACCAGGCCGCGGTCGTCGATCTCGACCCGCAGCAGCCCGTTGTCCAGGACGTGGCCGCCGCCGGCCCGCTCGGTGACCGAGGTCTGCCCCGGGCCCGAGTCGGCCACGCGCGCACCGCCGGCCGGCACCCCCTCCCGCGTGTGGGGCGTCGCGTTGAAGACGACCCGGTCCGCGTGGTCGGCGACCTCGTCGCCGGACATCGAGCCCTGGGCCTCCAGGACCAGCCCCGTCAACTCCGCGCCGAGCTCGGCGTAGGTCTTCTCGGCCTCGCGGTGCACCCACGCGATCGAGGATCCCGGCAGGATGTCATGGAACTGGTGCAACAGCACCGTCTTCCAGATCCGGTCCAACGCGGCGTACGGGTACTCGAACGCGTTCCGCACCGCGGCCGTGGCGGCCCACAGCTCAGCCTCGCGCAGCAAGTGCTCGCTGCGCCGGTTCCCCTGCTTGGTCCCCGCCTGGCTGGTCAGCGTGGCCCGGTGCAGCTCCAGGTACAGCTCCCCCACCCACACCGGCGGGTTCTGATACTCGGCCTCGGCCTTGGCGAAGAAGTCCGCGGGCTTCTCCCACGCGACCTTCGCCGAGCCCTCCAGGTCCTTCATCCGCCGCGCCTTGGCGACCATCTCGCGCGTGGTCCCGCCGCCGCCGTCACCCCAGCCGGTGGGGGCCAGCGACACCGAGGCGCGGCCCTTGTCCTTGAAGTTGCGGGCGGCGTGCGCGATCTCGCTGCCCTTCATCGAGCAGTTGTAGGTGTCGATCGGCGGGAAGTGCGTGAAGATCCGGGTGCCGTCGATGCCCTCCCACAGGAAGGTGTGGTGCGGGAACTTGTTGACCTGGCTCCAGCTGATCTTCTGAGTCAGTAGCCACTTGCTGCCGGCCGCCTTGATGATCTGCGGCAGGCCCCCGGCGAAGCCGAAGGTGTCCGGCAGCCAGGCCTCGTCGTTCTCGACGCCGAACTCGTCCAGGAAGAAGCGCTTGCCGTGCACGAACTGGCGGGCCATCGCCTCCGAGCCGGGCATGTTCGTGTCCGACTCCACCCACATGCCGCCGGCCGGGACGAAGCGGCCCTCGGCGACGGCCTTCTTGACCTTCTCGTAGACCTCGGGGCGGTGGGTCTTGATGAAGTCGTACTGCGCGGCCTGGGACATCGTGTAGATGAACTCGGGCTCGGAGTCCAGCAGGTTGGTCATGTTCGCCGTGGTGCGCGCGACCTTGCGCACCGTCTCGCGCAGCGGCCACAGCCAGGCCGAGTCGATGTGCGCGTGGCCGATGGCGGAGATCTTGTGCGCCGAGGGCACGGCCGGCTTGGCCAGCACCTCGGCCAGGCACTCCCGGGCCGCGGCGGCGGTGGCGTTCACGTTCTGCAGGTCGACGGCGTCCAGCGCCTTCTCCACCGCGCGCACGATGTCATAACGGCGCGCCGAGTCCTCGGGCAGCTCGGCCATGAGCTCGCCGAGGACCTCCAGGTCGGCGACCAGGTTCCAGACCGTCTCGTCGAAGACCGCCAGCTCCAGCTTCTCCAGCCGGTACTGCGGCTCGTCGCCGGCCGTCTCCTTGTCGCCGAGCAGCGTCGGCAGGAAGGGGTGGTAGTCCAGGATCACCGGGTTCGAGGCCGCCTCGACGTGCAGCAGCACGTCCTCGCCGCCCTCGGCGCGGTCGGCCACGCGCACCCACTGGTTGCGCGGGTTCAGGCCCTTCACCGGCGAGCCGTCCGGCCGGTAGACCAGGCCCTCGCACTGGAAGCCGGGCATGTTCTTGTCGAACCCGAGGTCGATGATCGCCTCGACGGTCTTGCCCGCCCACCGCTCGGGCACCGTCCCGGCGACCGTCAGCCAGCTGGTGCCCCACGGCGCGCCCCACCGGTCGCCGACCGCGACCGGCTCGCGCGGCGCGGCCAAGCCTTCGGCGACCGGCACCGGCTCGCCGGGCGCGACCCAGATCGAACCCGTCAACGGCACCGACTCCGGGTAGATCGCCGGAGTGATGCGCTCCTCCAGGACGCGCTTCAGGCGGTGTTCCACCAAGGACCGGTTATCGTGCATCGCTTTAGCTCCCAACGTCCTCGACGGCCAGCACCTCGGTGATGCCGCGCGCAGTCAAGTGATTCTTATCCCCAGCGAGCCCGGCGAGTACAGCTGTCGGCCGGGCACCTTCTTCCAACAGACGCATGAAGGCTTCGTAGAAACGGCCGCCGGGGGCGCACGTGGCGCGCGCCGTGACCTCTTCGGGCAGGTCCAGGACCAGGCCGACGCTCCGCGCCGCGGGCGGCGCCCAGGTCTCGCGGACCTCGCCGACGATCTTGGCCAGCTCCAGTCCGGCCGGCTTGGCCTCGCGGGCGGTGGTCAACAGCCCGAGGCTGTACTCCAGCTCGGGGAAGTCGGCCAGGTCCTTGCTCACGTCGTGCGAGCACCACCAGGTGACGCCCCACAGGTCCGGGCAGTCGAGCGCGTTAGCGACGGTCGCGCGGGTGAAGTCGGCCGCCTTGTCCGCCGGGATGTGCGGCTGCGGCGCGCCGACCTCCTGCAGCCACACCGGCCGGTGCGGCTCGGCGGACCAGGCCTTGGACAGCTCGATCATGTATTCGGCGTGGTGCGCCACGGCCGCCGAGTCCGTGCCGTAGCGCTGCTGCGTGCCGTTGAAGACCCAGGAGTGGATCGCGGTCGCGGCGCCGTACCGGGCGGCGTGCGCCGGGGTGAAGGGATGGTCGTCGAGGTACCAGGCGGCGTCGTACGAGCAGTGCAGGTGGAACTTGCCCGGCGCGCCCTGCTCGCAGGCCTCGAGCAGCCGGTCCAGCCACGCCGCCGCCTGCGCGGAGGTGATGCGGTCCGGGTCCGGGTGCGGGTCGCCGGAGAACTGGTTGGTCTCGTTGCCGAGGGTCATCCCGATGAAGTTGGGCCGGTCGGCCAGCGCCGCGGCCAGCGTGCGCAGGTACTCGGCCTCCCCGGCGACCACGTCGGGGTCGGTGAACATGTTCCGGCGGTGCCAGGTGCTGACCCAGGCCGGCTGGAAGTCGAAGCTGGACAGGTGGCCCTGCAGTCCGTCGACGTTGACGTCCAGGCCGCGCTCGCCGGCGGCGTCGGCCAGCGCCACCAGCTGCTCGACGGCGCGCGGGCGGATCAGGGTGCGGTTGGGCTGGAACACCGGCCACAGCGGGAAGACCCGCACGTGGTCCAGGCCGAGCGCGGCGATCGAGTCCAGATCGGCGCGCACGGAGTCCAGGTCGAAGTCGAGCCAGTGGTGGAACCAGCCGGCGCTGGGGGTGTAGTTGACGCCGAAGCGGGGGGTGCGCGGTGTGGGCCGCGCCGGGAGCGGCTGCGTCGTCGCGGCCTGGGCCGTCGGAGCCTGCGTCGTCGGGGCCTGCGTCGTCGGGGCCTGCGTCGTCGTGGGCTGCGTCGTCGTGGGCTGCGTGGCGGCCAGCGGTGCTGCGGTCATGGCGGGGGTGGGCTTCCCTCGTGTGTGTTCGGGTGGATCTGGTGCCGGGTGGCGCGGGCGCGGATCAGCCCTTGATGGCGCCCTCGGCGACGCCTCGGAAGAAGTACCGTTGCAGGATCAGGAACAGCGCGAGGATCGGCAGCAGCGCCATCATGGTTCCGGCCGCGATGGTGCGCGGGTCGTGCGACCACTGGCCGTTCAGGTAGGACAGGCCGACGGTGAGCGTGAGCTTGTTCGGGCTCTGCAGCACCAGCAGCGGCCACAGGAAGTCGTCCCAGGCGCCGATGAAGGCGAAGATCGAGATCACGCTCAGCGTGCCCTTAACCGACGGCAGGCCGACGTAGCGCATCCGCTGCAGGACATTGGCGCCGTCGATAATCGCGGCCTCCTCCACCTCCTTGGGCAGCGCCATGAACGCGTTGCGCATGAGCAGCACGTTGGTCATGGCGATCATGTCCGGCAGACAGACCCCGAGGATCGAGTCGCCCAGGCCCATGCTGGTGATCATCTGGAACTTGGAGATGATCGTCACCTCGGCCGGCAGGATCAGCGTCGCGACGAACACCCCGAGCAGCAGCTTGCGGCCCTTGAACTTCAGCCTGGCCAGCACGTAGCCGGCCAGCGTGGCGCCGATGACGTTGCCGGTGACGTTGATGACGGCCACGGTCAGCGAG
This genomic interval carries:
- a CDS encoding glycosyl hydrolase; this translates as MTAAPLAATQPTTTQPTTTQAPTTQAPTTQAPTAQAATTQPLPARPTPRTPRFGVNYTPSAGWFHHWLDFDLDSVRADLDSIAALGLDHVRVFPLWPVFQPNRTLIRPRAVEQLVALADAAGERGLDVNVDGLQGHLSSFDFQPAWVSTWHRRNMFTDPDVVAGEAEYLRTLAAALADRPNFIGMTLGNETNQFSGDPHPDPDRITSAQAAAWLDRLLEACEQGAPGKFHLHCSYDAAWYLDDHPFTPAHAARYGAATAIHSWVFNGTQQRYGTDSAAVAHHAEYMIELSKAWSAEPHRPVWLQEVGAPQPHIPADKAADFTRATVANALDCPDLWGVTWWCSHDVSKDLADFPELEYSLGLLTTAREAKPAGLELAKIVGEVRETWAPPAARSVGLVLDLPEEVTARATCAPGGRFYEAFMRLLEEGARPTAVLAGLAGDKNHLTARGITEVLAVEDVGS
- a CDS encoding carbohydrate ABC transporter permease; protein product: MTATTAEDSRESKTRGKRPARRGTAVRHPDRKGRSPIFDAPTPHGLVLRYAALIVVLLISIGPMLWELSTSLKSKAEDVYTQNIQLLPHHPTLGNYGEVQNTIPVWHFALNSLTVAVINVTGNVIGATLAGYVLARLKFKGRKLLLGVFVATLILPAEVTIISKFQMITSMGLGDSILGVCLPDMIAMTNVLLMRNAFMALPKEVEEAAIIDGANVLQRMRYVGLPSVKGTLSVISIFAFIGAWDDFLWPLLVLQSPNKLTLTVGLSYLNGQWSHDPRTIAAGTMMALLPILALFLILQRYFFRGVAEGAIKG